TATTCAAGGCCCTGGTGAAATAAAATGTATGCCGGATCATTTTCAAAAACTAGATTTTGAATTGGAGGTGGCCGTGGTTATTGGGAAAAGAGGAAGGAATATTAAAGCCGAAAATGCCGATGAATATATTGCGGGCTTTACCATAATGAACGATATGAGTGCACGTCTTTTGCAGATGGAGGAAATGAAACTCAATCTTGGCCCTGCAAAAGGAAAAGATTTTTCTACGGTTATTGGTCCTTGGTTAGTAACGCCCGATGAATTGGAAAAATATAAGGTACCTGCTAAAGAAAATCATGTTGGTAATAACTATGATTTGCAAATGAGCTGTAAGGTAAATGGGGTACAAGTTTCAGCCGGAAATGTAAAAGATATGGATTGGACTTTTGCTGAGATAATTGAACGTTGTGCTTATGGTGCAGATATTTTGCCGGGCGATGTAATCGGTTCGGGAACGGTTGGTACAGGTTGTTTTTTAGAATTGAATGGTACAGGTTTATTGAATAATCCAGATTATAAAGCGCAATGGCTCCAACCCAATGATAGTATAGAAATGGGAATAACCGGGCTCGGTATTTTGGCGAATGTGATTAAAAAAGAAGATACTGATTTTTCTATTTTGGAATTGAAGAAAGTGTAAGGAGAAAAGTTGAACAGACCGAAACTCAAAATAGAAATATTAATGCAAAATCATAGATATTAATAGATTATAATTCTTATAGCGCAACTCATAAATTCATGTATGCTCACTCTTAACACGAATGACCTCACGCCTTTGCAAATGCAAAACTATCTGCAATATGCTATTGCTCCTCGACCGATATGTTTTGCTTCTACAATTGATAAAAATGGAGTAGTAAATCTTAGCCCATTTAGTTTTTTTAATATGTTCAGCACTAACCCGCCGCTTTGTGTTTTTTCTCCGGCAAGGCGTGTAAGAGATAATACAACCAAACATACATATCAAAATATTTTAGAAGTAAAAGAATGTGTTATTAATATTGTGAATTTCTCTATGGTGCAGCAGACTAGTCTTGCAAGCACAGAATATGCAAAAGGTGTAAATGAATTCGAAAAATCAGGCTTCACAATGCTGAAATCTGATTTAGTAAAACCTCCGCGTGTGGCAGAGGCCCCGGTACAATTTGAATGCATGATAAAAGATGTGATTAGTTTGGGTGAAAATGCAGGTGCGGGAAATTTGATTTTGGCAGAAATAAAACGTATTCATATTCAGGAAGAAATATTAGATGAAGATGGAAAAATTGATCAGGCGAAAATAGATTTAGTCGCCCGACTTGGAGGCGACTGGTATTGCCGAGTTACAAAAGATAATTTATTTAAAGTGCCAAAGCCTTTAAGAACATTAGGCATTGGTATCGATGCACTGCCTCCATCCGTTAGAAATTCAAAAATTCTAACCGGAAATGATTTAGGGATGTTAGGCAATGTAGAACACTTACCTACTACAGAAGAAATACAAGCGATAAAGCTGTTGCCAGTGGTGAAAAATATTTTAGAAGAAAAAGGGAATCTTTTAGAACGATTACACGGTTTTGCGCACACCCTTTTGGAAGAAGAAAAAGTAGCAGAAGCTTTGAAGATTGTTATGATAAATCAATAAGAAAATGATTTTTAGTTCAAGAGCCTAAAT
The Arachidicoccus soli DNA segment above includes these coding regions:
- a CDS encoding fumarylacetoacetate hydrolase family protein, translated to MKLLSYKTENIEHLAIYVKGHIYNLNSCDKNIPDNMREFLIGEAPMMKRAHIVEEKILSGEKFKEEVFYEVIAPIPHPTSCRDAYAFRQHVAAARRNRKVEMIPEFDQYPIFYFTNHNAIQGPGEIKCMPDHFQKLDFELEVAVVIGKRGRNIKAENADEYIAGFTIMNDMSARLLQMEEMKLNLGPAKGKDFSTVIGPWLVTPDELEKYKVPAKENHVGNNYDLQMSCKVNGVQVSAGNVKDMDWTFAEIIERCAYGADILPGDVIGSGTVGTGCFLELNGTGLLNNPDYKAQWLQPNDSIEMGITGLGILANVIKKEDTDFSILELKKV
- a CDS encoding flavin reductase family protein, translated to MLTLNTNDLTPLQMQNYLQYAIAPRPICFASTIDKNGVVNLSPFSFFNMFSTNPPLCVFSPARRVRDNTTKHTYQNILEVKECVINIVNFSMVQQTSLASTEYAKGVNEFEKSGFTMLKSDLVKPPRVAEAPVQFECMIKDVISLGENAGAGNLILAEIKRIHIQEEILDEDGKIDQAKIDLVARLGGDWYCRVTKDNLFKVPKPLRTLGIGIDALPPSVRNSKILTGNDLGMLGNVEHLPTTEEIQAIKLLPVVKNILEEKGNLLERLHGFAHTLLEEEKVAEALKIVMINQ